In a genomic window of Callospermophilus lateralis isolate mCalLat2 chromosome 12, mCalLat2.hap1, whole genome shotgun sequence:
- the Tsc22d1 gene encoding TSC22 domain family protein 1 isoform X7, which yields MHQPPESTAAAAAAADISARKMAHPAMFPRRGSGSGSASALNAAGTSVGSAATTSEDFPPPSLLQPPPPAASSTSGPQPPPPQSLNLLSQAQLQAQPLAPSGTQMKKKSGFQITSVTPAQISASISSNNSIAEDTESYDDLDESHTEDLSSSEILDVSLSRATDLGEPERSSSEETLNNFQEAETPGAVSPNQPHLPQPHLPHLPQQNVVINGNAHPHHLHHHHHIHHGHHLHHGHHHPSHAAVATASIPGGPPSSPVSRKLSTTGSSDGVMPVAPASAVSSSGSPASVMTNIRAPSTTGGIGINSVTGANTMSNVNIAAVSSFNPNVTSSMLGNANISTSNIPSAASVSVGPGVSSGVNVSILSGMGNGTVSSSTVVNSVPNAAAGMTVGLASSQQQQQPTVNTSRFRVVKLDSTSEPFKKGRWTCTEFYEKENAVPATEGVVVNKVVETVKQNPTEVTSERESTSGSSVSSSVSTLSHYTESVGSGEMGAPAVVVVQQQQQQQQQPPPPPPPQPALQGVALQQMDFSSTGPQSISAVSIPQSISQSQMSQVQLQSQELSYQQKQGLQPVPLQATINAATGIQPSSVNVVGVTSTLGQQPSISSLAQPQLPYSQTAPPVQTPLPGAPPQQLQYGQQQPMVSTQMAPGHVQSVTQNPTPEYIQQQPVLQTAMSSGQSSSAGVGTGAAVIPVAQPQGIQLPVQSTAVQAQPAGASGQPVGQAQTAVSAVPTGTQIANIGQQANIPTAVQQPSTQVTPSVIQQGAPPSSQVVPPAQTGIIHQGVQTSASSLPQQLVIASQSTLLTVPPQPQGVEPIAQGVVSQQLPTVGPLPSASSISVTNQVLPLTTPLVDGEDESSLFQCFSPTRGARSDPRTTDSAKTTESF from the exons ATGCACCAGCCGCCTGAGTCCACCGCCGCGGCGGCCGCCGCTGCAGACATTAGTGCTAGGAAGATGGCGCACCCGGCAATGTTCCCTCGAAGGGGCAGCGGTAGTGGCAGCGCCTCTGCTCTCAATGCAGCAGGTACCAGTGTTGGTAGTGCTGCCACCACTTCTGAGGATTTTCCGCCTCCGTCGCTGCTCCAGCCGCCGCCTCCTGCAGCATCTTCCACGTCGGGACCACAGCCTCCGCCTCCACAAAGCCTGAACCTCCTTTCTCAGGCTCAGCTGCAGGCACAGCCTCTTGCTCCAAGCGGAACTCAGATGAAAAAGAAAAGTGGCTTCCAGATAACTAGCGTTACTCCAGCTCAGATCTCTGCCAGTATCAGCTCTAACAACAGTATAGCAGAGGACACTGAGAGCTATGACGATCTAGATGAATCGCACACGGAAGATCTCTCTTCTTCTGAAATCCTTGATGTGTCACTTTCCAGGGCTACTGACTTAGGGGAGCCAGAACGCAGCTCCTCAGAAGAGACTCTGAATAACTTCCAGGAAGCTGAGACACCTGGGGCAGTCTCTCCCaaccagccccaccttccccagcCTCATTTGCCTCACCTTCCACAACAGAATGTTGTGATCAATGGGAATGCTCATCCACACCAccttcatcaccaccatcatattcATCATGGGCACCACCTTCACCATGGGCACCATCATCCATCCCATGCTGCTGTGGCCACTGCATCCATTCCTGGAGGGCCACCCTCAAGCCCAGTGTCCAGAAAACTCTCTACAACTGGAAGCTCTGATGGTGTTATGCCAGTTGCACCAGCTTCTGCTGTATCATCGAGTGGCTCACCTGCGTCTGTAATGACTAATATCCGTGCACCAAGTACTACAGGCGGTATAGGTATAAATTCTGTTACTGGCGCTAATACAATGAGTAATGTTAACATTGCTGCTGTGAGTAGTTTCAATCCTAATGTGACAAGCAGCATGCTTGGTAATGCTAATATAAGTACAAGCAATATTCCTAGTGCTGCTAGTGTAAGTGTTGGGCCTGGAGTTTCCAGTGGTGTTAACGTGAGTATCTTGAGTGGCATGGGCAATGGTACTGTTTCTTCCTCCACTGTTGTTAACAGTGTTCCTAATGCAGCTGCAGGGATGACTGTGGGATTGGCTTCAAGTCAGCAGCAGCAACAACCAACAGTTAACACATCAAGGTTCAGAGTTGTGAAGTTAGATTCCACTTCTGAGCCTTTTAAAAAAGGTAGATGGACTTGCACTGAAttctatgaaaaagaaaatgctgTACCTGCTACAGAAGGTGTGGTGGTAAATAAAGTGGTGGAGACTGTAAAACAAAACCCGACAGAAGTGACTTCTGAGAGGGAGAGCACTAGTGGGAGTTCAGTGAGCAGTAGTGTCAGCACACTGAGTCACTACACAGAGAGTGTGGGCAGTGGAGAGATGGGAGCCCCTGCTGTGGTGGtggtgcagcagcagcagcaacaacaacaacaaccaccaccaccGCCACCACCACAACCAGCTCTTCAAGGTGTGGCCCTCCAACAGATGGATTTCAGTAGCACTGGTCCACAGAGTATTTCAGCAGTTAGTATACCACAGAGTATTTCTCAGTCACAGATGTCACAAGTACAGTTACAGTCTCAAGAACTGAGCTATCAACAAAAGCAGGGTCTTCAACCAGTACCTCTGCAAGCCACTATCAATGCTGCAACTGGTATCCAGCCATCATCTGTAAATGTGGTTGGTGTAACTTCAACTTTAGGTCAGCAgccttccatttccagtttggctCAACCCCAACTGCCATATTCTCAGACGGCTCCTCCAGTGCAAACTCCCCTTCCAGGAGCACCACCCCAACAGTTACAGTATGGACAACAACAACCAATGGTTTCTACACAAATGGCCCCAGGCCATGTTCAATCAGTGACTCAAAATCCTACTCCAGAATATATACAGCAGCAGCCAGTTCTTCAAACAGCAATGTCCTCTGGGCAGTCCAGTTCTGCAGGAGTGGGAACAGGAGCAGCAGTGATTCCTGTGGCTCAGCCCCAGGGTATCCAACTGCCAGTCCAGTCCACAGCAGTCCAAGCACAACCTGCAGGGGCATCTGGCCAGCCTGTTGGCCAGGCTCAAACAGCAGTGTCTGCTGTACCTACTGGCACTCAAATTGCAAATATTGGTCAACAGGCAAACATACCTACTGCAGTGCAGCAGCCCTCTACCCAGGTTACACCTTCAGTTATTCAGCAAGGTGCTCCTCCATCTTCACAAGTAGTTCCACCTGCTCAAACTGGGATTATTCATCAGGGAGTTCAAACTAGCGCTTCAAGCCTTCCTCAACAATTGGTTATTGCATCCCAGAGTACCTTGTTAACTGTGCCTCCTCAGCCACAAGGAGTAGAACCGATAGCTCAAGGAGTGGTTTCACAGCAGTTGCCCACAGTTGGTCCTTTGCCCTCTGCTAGTAGTATTTCTGTTACAAATCAG GTGCTACCGCTGACGACACCCCTGGTGGATGGCGAGGATGAGAG
- the Tsc22d1 gene encoding TSC22 domain family protein 1 isoform X2 — translation MHQPPESTAAAAAAADISARKMAHPAMFPRRGSGSGSASALNAAGTSVGSAATTSEDFPPPSLLQPPPPAASSTSGPQPPPPQSLNLLSQAQLQAQPLAPSGTQMKKKSGFQITSVTPAQISASISSNNSIAEDTESYDDLDESHTEDLSSSEILDVSLSRATDLGEPERSSSEETLNNFQEAETPGAVSPNQPHLPQPHLPHLPQQNVVINGNAHPHHLHHHHHIHHGHHLHHGHHHPSHAAVATASIPGGPPSSPVSRKLSTTGSSDGVMPVAPASAVSSSGSPASVMTNIRAPSTTGGIGINSVTGANTMSNVNIAAVSSFNPNVTSSMLGNANISTSNIPSAASVSVGPGVSSGVNVSILSGMGNGTVSSSTVVNSVPNAAAGMTVGLASSQQQQQPTVNTSRFRVVKLDSTSEPFKKGRWTCTEFYEKENAVPATEGVVVNKVVETVKQNPTEVTSERESTSGSSVSSSVSTLSHYTESVGSGEMGAPAVVVVQQQQQQQQQPPPPPPPQPALQGVALQQMDFSSTGPQSISAVSIPQSISQSQMSQVQLQSQELSYQQKQGLQPVPLQATINAATGIQPSSVNVVGVTSTLGQQPSISSLAQPQLPYSQTAPPVQTPLPGAPPQQLQYGQQQPMVSTQMAPGHVQSVTQNPTPEYIQQQPVLQTAMSSGQSSSAGVGTGAAVIPVAQPQGIQLPVQSTAVQAQPAGASGQPVGQAQTAVSAVPTGTQIANIGQQANIPTAVQQPSTQVTPSVIQQGAPPSSQVVPPAQTGIIHQGVQTSASSLPQQLVIASQSTLLTVPPQPQGVEPIAQGVVSQQLPTVGPLPSASSISVTNQVSSTGLSGMPSAPTNLVPSQNIAQAPATQNGNLVQSVSQSPLIATNINLPLAQQIPLSSTQFSTQSLAQAIGSQIEDARRTAEPSLVGLPQTISGDSGGVSAVSDGSSSSLAASASLFPLKVLPLTTPLVDGEDESASLLPEVQGVILEPQIQPRLRRAFDVRGPLSLLNPWRQNIQLLERVGKDNKQVGAFHYLLGFIYRLECPSIAHFILLVKILGFILRTRWGYNLFVFLSAK, via the coding sequence ATGCACCAGCCGCCTGAGTCCACCGCCGCGGCGGCCGCCGCTGCAGACATTAGTGCTAGGAAGATGGCGCACCCGGCAATGTTCCCTCGAAGGGGCAGCGGTAGTGGCAGCGCCTCTGCTCTCAATGCAGCAGGTACCAGTGTTGGTAGTGCTGCCACCACTTCTGAGGATTTTCCGCCTCCGTCGCTGCTCCAGCCGCCGCCTCCTGCAGCATCTTCCACGTCGGGACCACAGCCTCCGCCTCCACAAAGCCTGAACCTCCTTTCTCAGGCTCAGCTGCAGGCACAGCCTCTTGCTCCAAGCGGAACTCAGATGAAAAAGAAAAGTGGCTTCCAGATAACTAGCGTTACTCCAGCTCAGATCTCTGCCAGTATCAGCTCTAACAACAGTATAGCAGAGGACACTGAGAGCTATGACGATCTAGATGAATCGCACACGGAAGATCTCTCTTCTTCTGAAATCCTTGATGTGTCACTTTCCAGGGCTACTGACTTAGGGGAGCCAGAACGCAGCTCCTCAGAAGAGACTCTGAATAACTTCCAGGAAGCTGAGACACCTGGGGCAGTCTCTCCCaaccagccccaccttccccagcCTCATTTGCCTCACCTTCCACAACAGAATGTTGTGATCAATGGGAATGCTCATCCACACCAccttcatcaccaccatcatattcATCATGGGCACCACCTTCACCATGGGCACCATCATCCATCCCATGCTGCTGTGGCCACTGCATCCATTCCTGGAGGGCCACCCTCAAGCCCAGTGTCCAGAAAACTCTCTACAACTGGAAGCTCTGATGGTGTTATGCCAGTTGCACCAGCTTCTGCTGTATCATCGAGTGGCTCACCTGCGTCTGTAATGACTAATATCCGTGCACCAAGTACTACAGGCGGTATAGGTATAAATTCTGTTACTGGCGCTAATACAATGAGTAATGTTAACATTGCTGCTGTGAGTAGTTTCAATCCTAATGTGACAAGCAGCATGCTTGGTAATGCTAATATAAGTACAAGCAATATTCCTAGTGCTGCTAGTGTAAGTGTTGGGCCTGGAGTTTCCAGTGGTGTTAACGTGAGTATCTTGAGTGGCATGGGCAATGGTACTGTTTCTTCCTCCACTGTTGTTAACAGTGTTCCTAATGCAGCTGCAGGGATGACTGTGGGATTGGCTTCAAGTCAGCAGCAGCAACAACCAACAGTTAACACATCAAGGTTCAGAGTTGTGAAGTTAGATTCCACTTCTGAGCCTTTTAAAAAAGGTAGATGGACTTGCACTGAAttctatgaaaaagaaaatgctgTACCTGCTACAGAAGGTGTGGTGGTAAATAAAGTGGTGGAGACTGTAAAACAAAACCCGACAGAAGTGACTTCTGAGAGGGAGAGCACTAGTGGGAGTTCAGTGAGCAGTAGTGTCAGCACACTGAGTCACTACACAGAGAGTGTGGGCAGTGGAGAGATGGGAGCCCCTGCTGTGGTGGtggtgcagcagcagcagcaacaacaacaacaaccaccaccaccGCCACCACCACAACCAGCTCTTCAAGGTGTGGCCCTCCAACAGATGGATTTCAGTAGCACTGGTCCACAGAGTATTTCAGCAGTTAGTATACCACAGAGTATTTCTCAGTCACAGATGTCACAAGTACAGTTACAGTCTCAAGAACTGAGCTATCAACAAAAGCAGGGTCTTCAACCAGTACCTCTGCAAGCCACTATCAATGCTGCAACTGGTATCCAGCCATCATCTGTAAATGTGGTTGGTGTAACTTCAACTTTAGGTCAGCAgccttccatttccagtttggctCAACCCCAACTGCCATATTCTCAGACGGCTCCTCCAGTGCAAACTCCCCTTCCAGGAGCACCACCCCAACAGTTACAGTATGGACAACAACAACCAATGGTTTCTACACAAATGGCCCCAGGCCATGTTCAATCAGTGACTCAAAATCCTACTCCAGAATATATACAGCAGCAGCCAGTTCTTCAAACAGCAATGTCCTCTGGGCAGTCCAGTTCTGCAGGAGTGGGAACAGGAGCAGCAGTGATTCCTGTGGCTCAGCCCCAGGGTATCCAACTGCCAGTCCAGTCCACAGCAGTCCAAGCACAACCTGCAGGGGCATCTGGCCAGCCTGTTGGCCAGGCTCAAACAGCAGTGTCTGCTGTACCTACTGGCACTCAAATTGCAAATATTGGTCAACAGGCAAACATACCTACTGCAGTGCAGCAGCCCTCTACCCAGGTTACACCTTCAGTTATTCAGCAAGGTGCTCCTCCATCTTCACAAGTAGTTCCACCTGCTCAAACTGGGATTATTCATCAGGGAGTTCAAACTAGCGCTTCAAGCCTTCCTCAACAATTGGTTATTGCATCCCAGAGTACCTTGTTAACTGTGCCTCCTCAGCCACAAGGAGTAGAACCGATAGCTCAAGGAGTGGTTTCACAGCAGTTGCCCACAGTTGGTCCTTTGCCCTCTGCTAGTAGTATTTCTGTTACAAATCAGGTTAGTTCAACTGGTCTTTCTGGAATGCCTTCTGCCCCAACAAACTTGGTTCCATCACAGAATATAGCACAAGCCCCTGCTACCCAAAATGGTAATTTGGTTCAAAGTGTTAGTCAATCTCCCTTGATAGCAACTAATATAAATTTGCCTTTGGCACAACAGATACCACTAAGTTCTACTCAGTTCTCTACACAATCATTAGctcaggcaattggaagccaaattGAAGATGCCAGGCGCACAGCGGAGCCCTCCTTAGTTGGCTTACCTCAGACTATCAGTGGTGACAGTGGGGGAGTGTCAGCAGTTTCAGATGGGAGTAGCAGCAGCCTAGCAGCCTCTGCTTCTCTTTTCCCGTTGAAGGTGCTACCGCTGACGACACCCCTGGTGGATGGCGAGGATGAGAG
- the Tsc22d1 gene encoding TSC22 domain family protein 1 isoform X1: MHQPPESTAAAAAAADISARKMAHPAMFPRRGSGSGSASALNAAGTSVGSAATTSEDFPPPSLLQPPPPAASSTSGPQPPPPQSLNLLSQAQLQAQPLAPSGTQMKKKSGFQITSVTPAQISASISSNNSIAEDTESYDDLDESHTEDLSSSEILDVSLSRATDLGEPERSSSEETLNNFQEAETPGAVSPNQPHLPQPHLPHLPQQNVVINGNAHPHHLHHHHHIHHGHHLHHGHHHPSHAAVATASIPGGPPSSPVSRKLSTTGSSDGVMPVAPASAVSSSGSPASVMTNIRAPSTTGGIGINSVTGANTMSNVNIAAVSSFNPNVTSSMLGNANISTSNIPSAASVSVGPGVSSGVNVSILSGMGNGTVSSSTVVNSVPNAAAGMTVGLASSQQQQQPTVNTSRFRVVKLDSTSEPFKKGRWTCTEFYEKENAVPATEGVVVNKVVETVKQNPTEVTSERESTSGSSVSSSVSTLSHYTESVGSGEMGAPAVVVVQQQQQQQQQPPPPPPPQPALQGVALQQMDFSSTGPQSISAVSIPQSISQSQMSQVQLQSQELSYQQKQGLQPVPLQATINAATGIQPSSVNVVGVTSTLGQQPSISSLAQPQLPYSQTAPPVQTPLPGAPPQQLQYGQQQPMVSTQMAPGHVQSVTQNPTPEYIQQQPVLQTAMSSGQSSSAGVGTGAAVIPVAQPQGIQLPVQSTAVQAQPAGASGQPVGQAQTAVSAVPTGTQIANIGQQANIPTAVQQPSTQVTPSVIQQGAPPSSQVVPPAQTGIIHQGVQTSASSLPQQLVIASQSTLLTVPPQPQGVEPIAQGVVSQQLPTVGPLPSASSISVTNQVSSTGLSGMPSAPTNLVPSQNIAQAPATQNGNLVQSVSQSPLIATNINLPLAQQIPLSSTQFSTQSLAQAIGSQIEDARRTAEPSLVGLPQTISGDSGGVSAVSDGSSSSLAASASLFPLKVLPLTTPLVDGEDESSSGASVVAIDNKIEQAMDLVKSHLMYAVREEVEVLKEQIKELIEKNSQLEQENNLLKTLASPEQLAQFQAQLQTGSPPATTQPQGTTQPPAQPASQGSGPTA, translated from the coding sequence ATGCACCAGCCGCCTGAGTCCACCGCCGCGGCGGCCGCCGCTGCAGACATTAGTGCTAGGAAGATGGCGCACCCGGCAATGTTCCCTCGAAGGGGCAGCGGTAGTGGCAGCGCCTCTGCTCTCAATGCAGCAGGTACCAGTGTTGGTAGTGCTGCCACCACTTCTGAGGATTTTCCGCCTCCGTCGCTGCTCCAGCCGCCGCCTCCTGCAGCATCTTCCACGTCGGGACCACAGCCTCCGCCTCCACAAAGCCTGAACCTCCTTTCTCAGGCTCAGCTGCAGGCACAGCCTCTTGCTCCAAGCGGAACTCAGATGAAAAAGAAAAGTGGCTTCCAGATAACTAGCGTTACTCCAGCTCAGATCTCTGCCAGTATCAGCTCTAACAACAGTATAGCAGAGGACACTGAGAGCTATGACGATCTAGATGAATCGCACACGGAAGATCTCTCTTCTTCTGAAATCCTTGATGTGTCACTTTCCAGGGCTACTGACTTAGGGGAGCCAGAACGCAGCTCCTCAGAAGAGACTCTGAATAACTTCCAGGAAGCTGAGACACCTGGGGCAGTCTCTCCCaaccagccccaccttccccagcCTCATTTGCCTCACCTTCCACAACAGAATGTTGTGATCAATGGGAATGCTCATCCACACCAccttcatcaccaccatcatattcATCATGGGCACCACCTTCACCATGGGCACCATCATCCATCCCATGCTGCTGTGGCCACTGCATCCATTCCTGGAGGGCCACCCTCAAGCCCAGTGTCCAGAAAACTCTCTACAACTGGAAGCTCTGATGGTGTTATGCCAGTTGCACCAGCTTCTGCTGTATCATCGAGTGGCTCACCTGCGTCTGTAATGACTAATATCCGTGCACCAAGTACTACAGGCGGTATAGGTATAAATTCTGTTACTGGCGCTAATACAATGAGTAATGTTAACATTGCTGCTGTGAGTAGTTTCAATCCTAATGTGACAAGCAGCATGCTTGGTAATGCTAATATAAGTACAAGCAATATTCCTAGTGCTGCTAGTGTAAGTGTTGGGCCTGGAGTTTCCAGTGGTGTTAACGTGAGTATCTTGAGTGGCATGGGCAATGGTACTGTTTCTTCCTCCACTGTTGTTAACAGTGTTCCTAATGCAGCTGCAGGGATGACTGTGGGATTGGCTTCAAGTCAGCAGCAGCAACAACCAACAGTTAACACATCAAGGTTCAGAGTTGTGAAGTTAGATTCCACTTCTGAGCCTTTTAAAAAAGGTAGATGGACTTGCACTGAAttctatgaaaaagaaaatgctgTACCTGCTACAGAAGGTGTGGTGGTAAATAAAGTGGTGGAGACTGTAAAACAAAACCCGACAGAAGTGACTTCTGAGAGGGAGAGCACTAGTGGGAGTTCAGTGAGCAGTAGTGTCAGCACACTGAGTCACTACACAGAGAGTGTGGGCAGTGGAGAGATGGGAGCCCCTGCTGTGGTGGtggtgcagcagcagcagcaacaacaacaacaaccaccaccaccGCCACCACCACAACCAGCTCTTCAAGGTGTGGCCCTCCAACAGATGGATTTCAGTAGCACTGGTCCACAGAGTATTTCAGCAGTTAGTATACCACAGAGTATTTCTCAGTCACAGATGTCACAAGTACAGTTACAGTCTCAAGAACTGAGCTATCAACAAAAGCAGGGTCTTCAACCAGTACCTCTGCAAGCCACTATCAATGCTGCAACTGGTATCCAGCCATCATCTGTAAATGTGGTTGGTGTAACTTCAACTTTAGGTCAGCAgccttccatttccagtttggctCAACCCCAACTGCCATATTCTCAGACGGCTCCTCCAGTGCAAACTCCCCTTCCAGGAGCACCACCCCAACAGTTACAGTATGGACAACAACAACCAATGGTTTCTACACAAATGGCCCCAGGCCATGTTCAATCAGTGACTCAAAATCCTACTCCAGAATATATACAGCAGCAGCCAGTTCTTCAAACAGCAATGTCCTCTGGGCAGTCCAGTTCTGCAGGAGTGGGAACAGGAGCAGCAGTGATTCCTGTGGCTCAGCCCCAGGGTATCCAACTGCCAGTCCAGTCCACAGCAGTCCAAGCACAACCTGCAGGGGCATCTGGCCAGCCTGTTGGCCAGGCTCAAACAGCAGTGTCTGCTGTACCTACTGGCACTCAAATTGCAAATATTGGTCAACAGGCAAACATACCTACTGCAGTGCAGCAGCCCTCTACCCAGGTTACACCTTCAGTTATTCAGCAAGGTGCTCCTCCATCTTCACAAGTAGTTCCACCTGCTCAAACTGGGATTATTCATCAGGGAGTTCAAACTAGCGCTTCAAGCCTTCCTCAACAATTGGTTATTGCATCCCAGAGTACCTTGTTAACTGTGCCTCCTCAGCCACAAGGAGTAGAACCGATAGCTCAAGGAGTGGTTTCACAGCAGTTGCCCACAGTTGGTCCTTTGCCCTCTGCTAGTAGTATTTCTGTTACAAATCAGGTTAGTTCAACTGGTCTTTCTGGAATGCCTTCTGCCCCAACAAACTTGGTTCCATCACAGAATATAGCACAAGCCCCTGCTACCCAAAATGGTAATTTGGTTCAAAGTGTTAGTCAATCTCCCTTGATAGCAACTAATATAAATTTGCCTTTGGCACAACAGATACCACTAAGTTCTACTCAGTTCTCTACACAATCATTAGctcaggcaattggaagccaaattGAAGATGCCAGGCGCACAGCGGAGCCCTCCTTAGTTGGCTTACCTCAGACTATCAGTGGTGACAGTGGGGGAGTGTCAGCAGTTTCAGATGGGAGTAGCAGCAGCCTAGCAGCCTCTGCTTCTCTTTTCCCGTTGAAGGTGCTACCGCTGACGACACCCCTGGTGGATGGCGAGGATGAGAG